The genome window TCTGCAATGTACAATACTGTTGAATGAATGACTAATAGAAAGTGCCCAGTGTCCAATGGAAAACATTCCTATTACAAAACTATGTGACATAAAAAATATGCAGTATATTGGTTTGCTACAACCTGTCCCCTAATGTCACATGTGGGTGTGGATATAACATTGCTCCCTTAGTTTCAGGATTCTTAGTGTACATTGTACTTTGTGTATTTTGATAGTGTACAGCAGTGTTGGCTGTGGATTGAGAGATTAGattgtgttgtgtttttttcATCTGGTACTGCAGTGCAGTCGTGGCTACTGTGGTCAGTCATGTATAAAGACGGCTAGACAGAGAGAAATGAAAACCATTGATTAAGATTTCCCAACCATGTATTATGTCCCTAGGCCTAGTGTTAACAACAGGGAAGTGTTTTCATTGGCATACTGCAAGAGAAGAGTAAAGGTTTAGATTTGTACAGGACTTTAGGGGTCAACGTGGTCACACTGCAACCAGAGGCCACAATAAAACACTCCCAAGTCAAAGAACACAGAGACCTCAATGTGTTCATTGCATAAAATAACTGCGACATAAAATCATACTGGAAAGCTTGGAAATAAGATAATCACATTGCCAAAGAAGGGCCAAAAAGAAAGAGGGTATTGGAAAAGTATAACTGGAATATTTTGTTCAGTTTAGGTTGATGGGACTTGGGAGTGGACTTTCCAATGACATGTAAACCCATCATGCAATCCTGTTTACATTTCAGAGCTCCTCCTATGAGAAAGTTGATGTGCTGAGATTTTGGCACAATGGGTTGCACTTTTGTCAGAGTTCATCCGACAGAGTAAGTGCTATTTGTCATAACATTTGCGTTCCTGTTAATCTGGCTGAGGAACTTGTTATTTTCTTATCACATGCTATGAGAAAAAGGCCATCAGAATCTTCCCAACTAAGGTCTGACTATAAAAtactgcgtgcgtgcgtgcggtgtTTTCTCCCAGGATATTCTCCTGGGTGGGATAATTGCAGAAAGACGTGCTTTTACTGTGTTGTGTTTTTCCAAGACATAAGCAGTCATTAGCAAAGTCTACACATCAGTGATTCCACCTTGATTACCCAGAACGTACAATATTGTACAAATTTGCCTCAACATATTATAAGTGTTTGCAAATTTGTACaatattgtacgttttgcaaatttgtaacatactgtacaaattgcaattcgtaataTATCAGGGTGACATAGGTATTTACTGAAGGACCTGTTGATTCATTGAGCCACTATGTATCTTAGATAAATGTATCTAAAAGCAAATTAAACAATCATATTTCATTTACAAAATGCTGTATAATGGTCATTTTACTCCATGGTTAATTTTTAGGCTACACATCCTCCCCTCTTTCGAATTACATTACACAAAGCCTTATGTCAGACAGTTATGTAACTTCAGACATTGCAAGAAAAACCATAACACATGGTTTTCTGTTATCCAACTCTGGAGCAGAGCCATTTGGAGGGTCGGTGTCAAGTAGCCTTTCCGTCTATTTATTACATGAGCACCGAGCTTGTCTAAAAACCGAATTAGAAACGTCAAATGTTaaactcctcctctccactcttagCGCATCTGCAAACCTCGGAACAGAACGATGTGAAGTTGCGTGGAGAACATAGCAATACTGTTGCAGATTTTTCAGGATTTAATTTGGTGTAAATTAGACTTACTTTAAtgtactttagtttcaaagtacaAATGCTAGACCACAGAAATTAAAATATCTCTTATTAGTCAATCTATTTAGTTGAATTAATTGTATTATGGGCGCGTGTAAATTTGGCATTTTTTATGCCTGTGCGCACGTATGTTTATTCATTTGGATACTGCAAACTGTCCAATCTCAGCGGCATCCACCAGAGACAAGACAAGTTAATAACCAAGTGCCAGGTATACGGCAGACAATACAATGGGCGCACAATGGTAACGTTTTTAGCCTTCTGAGTCACGGCTCAGAATATCGACCACCAAAGCAAAGAGGCGCCAATAAAGAGCAGGAGagacctgtcaccatcattagaGATGGGGAAGCTAACAAGCCTTCTGACTCCTCAAGACAGTCTCCCTCGTCTACCCACACAGTGTCCAGTGCAGGAGCACGCCCGCGCTGGCTACCACCTCAAGTTCCAAGGCCCCCGAGGGGACAGGGGCACCAGCATCAGGATGTCCATCCAAGTGGCCATGCAGAAACTAAGGCAAATGGCACGACGAATGGGACACAGGACAAACTGTCCCCATCGCCGAGAAGAGAAGACGTGATGGCAGGGGATGATCCTTACAACCCATACAAGACCTCAGATTCAGATAATCCTTACTACAATTACTATGACGTGTACGAGAGTCCCAGGCGCAGAGAGAGACCTGGGTATGGTACAGGGTACCATGAGAACGGTAAGACGGTGgactattggacagcatgtttgAAGGGTTGGAATTTGGAATGCGTTTGCTGCAGTGCCAGAATATTTTGTCCAGTAGCCTACATGTAGCTGTAAAAAGATTAAAAAGATACGGTCTGTGTCATCGTTTTTTCTTGATATTACAATCATTTGTGATAAAAACAAATATATCCCCTCTAGGTCTGCCTGATCTTGTGCCGGACGCATACTACATCCAAGCCTCCGTATATGTCCAGAGAGTTCCTATGTACAACCTCAGATGTGCAAACGAAGAGAATTGCTTGTCAAGGTATTACTGGAACAAACTCTATGGGATTTAAAGAGAAGGTTATTGTCCAACAACTTCAAGGTGTGAGTCAGAATGTGTGTGAGTCTTAACACTTGAGTGTTTGCGGTTTTGGTTTACTTTAGAGCAGCATACACTTCCCACTGGGCGCtaactggttgaatcaaagtcAACATAATTTCAAAGTTGGAAAaattacccaattgtcatacttgagtaaaagtaaagataccttaatagaaaatgactcaagtaaaagtgtaaaAATATTCGTttttttaagtatcaaaagtaaatgtaattgctcaaatatattTAAGTGTCagtatacttaagtataaatGGGATGTACTGGGCTTGCGTCGTCTTCGGTTGCGAGGCCGGTTGGacgcagtggcggttctagaccatttcaactgggggggggggggcaagctggggccagttgtactgttagaggggccagttacattagacgttattgttgtcatatcgttttcttcactgcattgcaggcattagcaggcaaaagaccatgttcataatgcaGATGCATATGGTACGATTctgttgtgttccgcctaaagccatccctctagaaaatgtgtgggttaaattagtgttccgAGTTTCCaatgtctaataacggatgtaaaaaaagaatgcTAGCAAAAATtacttatgtaaaaatgatttcatactccacatttaggggggtccaaaattgttgtcacggggcactgccccccccagaaccgctagtggttggatgtactgccaaattctctaaaacgatgttggaggcagcttatggtagagaaattaacatttaattatctggcaacagctctggtggacattcctgcagtcagcatgccaattgtacgctccctcaaaacttgagacatctgtggcattggattttctgacaaaactgcacattttagagtggccttttattgtccccagcacaaggtgcccctgtgttatgatcatgctgtttaatcagcttcttgatatgccacacctgtcaggtaaatggattatcttggcaaaggagtaatgctcactaacagatgtCAACACATTTGTGCAAAAAAATttagataaataagctttttgtgcatatggaaaatgtctgggattttttattttaattcatgaaacatgggaccaacactttacatgttgcgttttatatttttgttcagtgtatataggcCTAGGATTTCAAACATTTGTTGATTTCAAATTTCATCTTCAAGTTAATCATTTAATATGTTGGTttcatgtctccatctcaaccaaatatcaaagttaaagaatagtactaaatcaaatcaaactttatttaaagtgcatttaaagtttgattagaTTTAGTCTTATTCTTTAACTTATTTTTGGTTGCGATGGAGACAAactggatattgaattgtgtttagtTGTCATTGCAactaaatatcaacatttgaaggagatgtatcgtCTGCTTGGATAGCTCGATATCTGCCAGTAATTTATTCTGGCTTCAATTTCAgtttgtttacaaattaataatttatggatcttggattcacgtctccatcgcaaccaaaaatctaagtgaATAGGACTAACTGAaattaaatcaaactttaaatgtacTTTAAATAAAGTATGATTTGATTTATTCATTTTCTTTAACTGTGAttcttggttgagatggagatgtgaatccaacatataaacTATTAATTTGTAGACATACTGAAATTTGTTGATAACCAAACACAATATCACTTCTGCAATACATTTAATAGCCTATTAACTTTTTTACAAGTTAAcaaatgatatgttggattcaagtCTCCAAGTAAACCAAAAATAAAAGATAAAGATTAGGATTAAGCAAGTGGCTCAGATTAAACTATCTAAGCATTAGATGTCCTTTAAATGTTGGTATTTGGTAGTGTTGTCAACAAGACACAATTCAATAAtatttttgtaatacagtaaatagccttaaattgaggctatcttacaaactaatgtaacagtatttattctactttaaaatgagtaacacatccatgaccacattttgaggttagcctactgtaactataaatgtcttcttatgtaatcatcgaaggtgtgcatgttcaagatagcattcAAAGGTCGTAGGTCTGTAGCGATCTTCACAATAGCTGTAATAATCTGCATAATCTTGAACAGCATTGATCCCTTGcactatgtacttttaatgtaatctcaactgctatacaggtcatttggttgtgctattagatgaagcacagtgataccacattaaagggatagttcacccaaattacaaaattgcaTATTGGTTCCCTTACCCTGTaagccagtggtcaccaaccagtcGATCGCGATCCAAGGCATTCCTCGTCGATTGCCAaatatttctgtaaaaaaaacaaagaaaacactttgggttcctgtttttttttttgtatttgtctCGCGCTCTTAGCGGTAGATGCACCCAATTAGGCTGCCCTGCGCGCTGGGTAGGTGAGGTGATCCAAtgttgaaccatttcatgtgtctgaaggtacaaactctgccttctCAGCAGGCccggagagcaaatcaagtgcactataggcctaccgctggccaatcggatggctcagattaccaTGTCTGCAGTAAAGTAGCAGGCTTAAAAGAAAGCTACAGCAAAGTTGTCACTGTTAGATttcaaatattttaaaaccatgactagagagagactgtcaatgaACACAGCAAATAGCTGCTGTTTTATGAGTGAATTTAAATTCTTACTcggcactgtcaacactttttaTCCAACACTTTTATAGGCTATCAAAATGCGGGTTCTTCCTACTTCGACTCGCACTACAACCaacactgcagctgcaatgagtaggaaagtgtatagATAGGCTTGCGTTATTATTAgatgaatatttcactttctctgttcataggagtaacaccatgaatttgtgcatgaggcaggaATAATGCTGTGGGacttgagtttcgccatcagctggaagacacaCTTTTTGGTCAGcaaaggaaagggagaggggagggacgtTGAGAGGCGGACTCCAGTCTCCTattctctccctccgctgagactgaccatcagatgcaggcatcaTCAGCCCACTAAATATTAAAATGTACGCTCAcagagctgtgcctcacaagtaatacaacaacggaTCTATTACCaatgtgatcatatagcctacctcaaatttgaaatgtaattttaaaAAATGGTGTGAACTACAACGCATTGGCAGGGCatttcaagcaaagccaatatgcagtgataatgtattgggcctataacgtactgcacaaacctcattgctacagaactgttttacTGTTTTTAATAGGTTAATGTTTCATAGGCTTACGTTTTTTAAGTTACGTAAAATAAAAATCTTAGCGTTATATctcagcttgcattttgactcagaaactGATCTTGActtagaaaaggttggtgaccactgctgtaaGCAGTCTGACAGCAATCATGATGAAAGTAattcatgctttggtttagtttccctggcactctttccacatgctaacattttagcatttgttgcacaaatcccattcaagtcatgggaccgatatAACAGTGTCAGGGAcactaaaccaaagcatgaatTGCTGTAATACCGTGTCCTAGAACTGCTTACAGGGTTaggaaaccaatgtgtcattttgtaatttgggtgaactgtcCCTTTAAGTTGTTGTAATAACTGACATTGTATTACCATTTTACTTTGtgattttaaatggttgaaagtgcagtgatagcacatttagatgacaactaaaccaaaaatcaaaCATTGTTTTtctattggaatttggttgtgcttttagatggttgaaagcatggtgacaacacattgggaattcagcAAACTTCTGCTTgtatttttgagtgggtgaataaaggttgaaatcttATTGATCAACATCTCGATGGAATATTACCCAAATGTccatgttgaaatgacatggtgtgcccagtgggatgcatTTAGTGGATAAATAGAATCCTACCACCAGTTGGGTGGAATGGTAGAATTCAACGAATCATTTAAACGCTCTGCAGTTTACGTGGAAAAATCATCACTAGCCAGACTGTAAACTCATTATCAAAACTAACCCAAACAGCCATATCCTTTTTGAAAGGAACCACTCCTCCCTCTTCCAAACCTTTCCCAGAAATGTAAGATCATACGCTTTCTTAAAAAGGAGGTAGAGTGTATATGGCTTATGAATGCACTCGATCCCATTCTGTGTTCAAATCTGTATTCAGTTCTGTATTCAATTGTATTGTTGATGTTGTTTTGGGGGGGCAGTTCGGCTTACAGCGCCAGAGACTATGACACCCGGATGCTGCTGAGGTTCCCACAACGGGTGAAGAACCAAGGGACGGCTGACTTCCTGCCAAGCAGACCGCGCTACTCCTGGGAATGGCACAGTTGTCACCAGTGAGTCTCTCTCAATGTCTGTTTGTCTATATGCCATTTCCACCTCGCTCTGGaaatgtgtgtttctctgtctccgtctctgtctgCCAGTTACACAAACACTCtgttttctttcactctttcttatttcttctctctcacacacagagtagATTAATGTCCACATTTTGATCATCAACATACTGGTCTCATCAGACGGAATTGTCTGGCAATATATAGCAATGCAAAAGTCTATGTCAATGTTTTTGACTCCAATTTCCACTTCTAAATATTTGACTCCAACCCATAACATCTGCTGCATATGAGGAATGTGATGCTGGATGTGTAGCCAGAACATTCAGAGGGAAAAGTCTCTAACCTTGTCTTAATGAATACATTCAAAAGTATCTGCATTTCACATTACCTCAGCTCATAGCTATACTCTGAGGTAAGTCACATACTGTACCAACATCAAGTACGGGGTACATATTGACCTACATCCTGCAGCTTGTTTTTGTACAACTGATTTGTAGGTCTCAGCCTCATTGACTGGACCTGTACCTGAAACAGTATAAaatgcactaagaccgcactcagtcagctataaaaggaaataagcaaacaggaaagcactcacccagaggcggcgctcctagtggccggagactttaatgcagggaaacttaaatcagttctaccaaatttctatcaacatgttaaatgtgcaaccagagggaaaaaaaatctagatcacatgtactccacacacagagacgcgtacaaagctctccctcaccctccatttggtaaatccgaccacaactctatcctcctgattcctgcttacaagcaaaaattaaaacaggaagcaccagtgactctgtctttaaaaaagtggtcagatgaaccagatgctaaactacagggctgttttgctatcacagactggaatatgttccgggattcttccgatggcattgaggatacaccacatcagtcactggctttatcaataagtgcatcgacgatgtcgtccccacagtgactgtacgtacataccccaaccagaagccatggattacaggcaacattcgcactgagctaaagggtagagctaacgctttcaaggtgcgggactctaacccggaagcttacaagaaatcctactatgccctgcgacgaaccatcaaacaggcatcaatacaggattgaatcatactacaccggctccgacactcatcttatgtggcagggcttaaactattacagactacaaagtgaagcacagccgcgagctgcccagtgacacgagcctaccagatgagctaaatcacttctatgctaggcaagcaacactgaagcatgcatgagaggatcagctgttccagacgactgtgtgatcacgctctccgtagccgtcgtgagtaagacctttaaacagatcaacattcacaaggctgcggggccagacggattaccaggacgtgtgctaagggcatgtgctgaccaactggcaggtgtcttcactgacattttcaacatgtccctgattgagtctgtaataccaacatgtttcaagcagaccaccatagtccctgtgcccaagagcacaaaggcaacctgcctaaatgactactgacccgtagcactcacatccgtaaccatgaagtgctttgaaaggctggtaatggctcacatcaacaccattatcccagaaacccaagacccactccaattttcataccgcccaaacagatccacaaatgatgcaatctctattgcactccacactgccctttcccacctggacaaaaggaacacttatgtgagaatgctattccttgactacagctcagcgttcaccaCCATAGtagcctcaaagctcatcactaagctaaggatcctgggactaaacgcctcccaatgcaactggatcctgaacttcctgacgggccgcccccaggtggtgagggtaggtagcaacacatctgctaccctgatcctcaacactggagccccccaggggtgcgtgctcagtcccctcctgtactccctgttcacccacgactgcatggccaggcacgactccaacaccatcattaagtttgcagat of Salmo salar chromosome ssa01, Ssal_v3.1, whole genome shotgun sequence contains these proteins:
- the LOC106564861 gene encoding protein-lysine 6-oxidase isoform X1, with product MGACKFGIFYACAHVCLFIWILQTVQSQRHPPETRQVNNQVPGIRQTIQWAHNGNVFSLLSHGSEYRPPKQRGANKEQERPVTIIRDGEANKPSDSSRQSPSSTHTVSSAGARPRWLPPQVPRPPRGQGHQHQDVHPSGHAETKANGTTNGTQDKLSPSPRREDVMAGDDPYNPYKTSDSDNPYYNYYDVYESPRRRERPGYGTGYHENGLPDLVPDAYYIQASVYVQRVPMYNLRCANEENCLSSSAYSARDYDTRMLLRFPQRVKNQGTADFLPSRPRYSWEWHSCHQHYHSMDEFSHYDLLDSGGRSVAEGHKASFCLEDSSCDYGYYRRFACTSHTQGLSPGCYDTYNADIDCQWIDITDVKPGNYVLKISVNPSYQVPESDYSNNIVRCEVRYTGNYAYVSGCHVSQY